CtggtattttttgtgtgtgggcaAATCCAGCAGGTAGAGCAGCTCAAATACGTGCGTGGACACACGAGCATTGATGCACTGTGTCTGGTTTGTTTGCAGGCAGTCTGCATGCAGGCGGGGAGGCTCGGGGTggtgggtggtggggggggtctTACTCGTGTGTGTGCCGTTTTTAAACAGGGCCACGCTGTTTGCAGCTCGGAGCGGCCTGCGGTACACCCACAGGAAATCTCGTGTTGCTGCCAGCCACTCAAAGTAAACACATCTGTACACACCCAGCGGCCACCTTTGCTCCACGCAATCATTTATGTGCCCGTTCACAAATACTCACGATACTACACTCATTCTGATCACTGATGTTTCATGAAGCAAATACGAAGCTTCATTTGCctatgtgttgtttttttttgtcctctcagTGTATTTCTGGCTGGCAAGATGGTGATTTTCAGTTGTTAGTTGCCCTACATTCAACATCATTGCATTTAATGTGACATTTTCATACGTCTTAGTTTACGCTAGTGGTCACATTCTTAAAAGTACCTCATACGAGTAGTTTATTTTCACATAAAGCCCCGCTAAATACCTGCGTCTTTACACATCTGTGGTTATTTGTGTGTTTACACTGTGGCTGCAATGTGTTCAACATGTGTTTGGCTCGTTTCCCTCACTACTCTCATTTGTAGCCACCAACTAAGGCTTCTCTCATTGAGTAAGTAATGGGAGGAATCTAACATTAGTGCACCCCTCTGTTAATTGTGTCCCACTTGTCCCAACCTGATGTTCTACTTCTGCATGGATATGAGGAATTAGAGCATCTATTTGCCTAAGCTTATGGATTTCCATAAGCGTGACCTTTCAATTGTACTTAATCAACAATGCAGAACATCATAATCAGTCTTGgtcatttttttatgatttctCCTAATTGTGTTTGCAGGTAGGCTCAATTGATGTAGCCGAGTTTACACAACGGCTACTCAGACAAGTAGACTTTGTTGAGTTTagttattttttcaaatatttataaGGGTCCATTAGTTCTCATCAAGGAAGACAGCGATATACAAACCACAAGGTCACAGATCATTAAGCGCCCCCCACCCACTTCATCCCCAAAAGGCATCTGTTCCACTTTCTTGAACGTCAGCATTGgagtgtaaaaagaaaaactgtCTCAAAAAGTATTATGGAtgcaatatcttttttttatatatatttcttcAGCATGATTGTAACAACAAAGAGCATTGCAGGACAACAACATAAACGCAGGATGCTGCTGGATGTAGCaatgcgaatttttttttttaaatgtggtgCCTTCACGTCAGTCCAACAGCTGCACCATGTTTgagagcttaaaaaaaaaaacgagagcgATCAGACAAATAAATACTGTACAAGACCATAGATGTCAAACTAGATTCAGAAAGCACAAAAACTTGACACTTGATCGGGCCATTTTCGCATCACCTGTTAATCCATAaatcttttgcatttttttttttttatatatacagtaCATACCTTAAATAAAGTGCCTTCCGTTCAAATCAGTTCCTGAAGAAAAAACAAGGGGATTTGGAGCCAGCATGGATACAAGCCGATCAGAACCATTCCACTATTATTTAGCTGAActataatgtttttattttaacaggaacaggaacactcTTTCGGTGTGATCACCACAAATGAACGCAAAGCATCATCTTTTCTTCACTTCTGATCTGGATGACCCACGCCTGACACTACCCTGCTTCGTACCAGGTCCAACTGTCGAGGTAAACGgacgacatcttttttttttttgtcattactttTGGAGTCCCCCTGAGAACATGGTagagacacaaacacaaacagaagCTGTTTCGTCTCGTACACGCGCACCGTAGAGACGAAGGAGCTTGGATGTACGTCGGCACCAAACATTAACTTTCAACTCTTTGGCACCCACCTCAACTTTTTCTTCTGGCTCTTAAAAGAAATTGATTGccgagggaggggggtgggggggacaaaATCTTGCTTTCTTAAAAAGCACAGTTTTGAGCGACACACTTAACTCCTGATTCCAAGTGATTTCAAAAAGTATGATGCCATTTCATTGCCACTTCATTGGAGCCTGTTGTGAGAAGATGGGGGGAAGGtaattctcttggtaatgcatgATAAATGGCTGCCGCATGCTCGGGACAAAACAGTACATGACCTTTTAAAAGTCGGCTGACATTCAGGTCCGTCAGTACTCCCTGGCCTCCTCCAATTCATTCATGAACACGTCTTCATGGGGGTTCTCCGGACACTTGAGGCCGTTATTGGGGGGTCGCACGGCGTGGAAACGGCTCCAGTCTCCCTTACACAGGATCCAAGGCAGCACGTCTACTTTGAAGTGCAGCTCCGGCGAGAACTCGGTGCTGATTAGATTAGGCATGCCGGCGCCTTTCCCTCTGGTGATGAGCCGCCCGCGGTCGTCGTAGCAACAGTGCTGCGCCGCCAACGTGGACGAATCGCCGGAGAGCGCCGAGCGGATGCAGCCTCGGGCCGACGGCTTGTAGATGTCGAGGCGTTCCTTGGGGCCGCTGGCGTCGCGCCATCGGAACGTCCGTCCGTGAGAGTCGTCGTGGATGCTCACCACCGTGTACGCCACCTCGGAGGGGAAGGAGCAAGGGCAGTTGGGCAGCTCCAGGAACGCTTGGCGGAGGTACCTCTGGAGAAAGTCGCTCTTGCAGTTGAGCCACTTTTCACAGCTGTCCACATCTGCAGCAGAGATGACATCATTTGATGGATGCTGTTGAAATGTGCGTCAAGGTAAACAAGACTGACCTGTTCCAAATGGCTCCGTGCCGTTCTCCATGTCGAAAGGAAAAGGTTCGATCACACTGTTGTCTTCACCTGTGCGGAGAGCGAGCAGTGATTGAACGTTCCGAAAATGTCCACCGTCAGTTATCTCACCTGGACAAGGTTCCAGGTCACACTTTGAGGCTTCTGTCAGCGTGCAAGAGTAGCCGCAAGACTTTGTCCTCTTCTTCTCACCGGGTCCACATGTGACCGAACACGGTGACCAGGGAGTCCACTCGTCAGTCTCTGCTGGagtcacaaacaaaaaaaaaaaaaaagtcagacaaACAGTAGCTGTGCTTCCCCGCCATATTTTGGACTGCGTTTGAGGTTTGAATATAATTGACATGTTGACAAGAGCGTATGCGAAGATGAGAGTAGCTTGGCAGTGAAAAACAATCTTCAAAAGGTTTTATGGGGATCATGAacccaaacattttcaaattgtGTCGTGCATTGAACTCAACGTGCACTTGAGGATTTTTCGGCGAGCCTGTGTCATTTCATAGAAGTGACCATTTTCTCTTGATCTAACCTTTCCCATCCCGAGCCAAATTCTTTTCGAGAGGCCTGAAGTGAAATTAGAGAGAGAAGCTGTGCTGCGGCTCTCCACGTCTGCACCACGTTTTCTTGTGGCGTTAATAACACTGAAAACAAGCCACTCGTGATTAAAGGCGAAGCGGCTGCAGAAATACCAGCTTGGGTGTAGCACGCTAACCAATTTGACTTTGTGGGCGTTGCCACCTCGCCATGTGGCCGTACGGGAATGAGGTCTCAGGAGCGTCTTAATTACAGAAGAAGCTATGGCAGGCATCCTTGATTTATATGCGCCAAGTCTTTAGAAGTGACCACTTAATGGGCATTGTTGCCTCTGGCTGGCATATTGTGCGTGTGTCGTCACAACCAGGAGAAATGTTTACagtcaaaacatgttttttccgGTACCTGCTTCAGCCAGAAACAATTTGAAAACTTTCTCCGCTATTTGCGAGTCGCTTCTTTCTTTTAACGATATATTCGACGCCTTTTTTCCTAAAGTGCAGCAATGGTTTAAGCTGACACAACACTTTCAGATGAGGCAAAACAGAGAGGGGAAGATAGTTGTAGAAGTTATGTGGAACCcagaaagcccccccccccccacctttggAAATTCTTCAACTGAGCCGCAGAGGGCAGCGAGGGCCGTTGGGATGTTGGGGGAGCCCGTGGGGACCCGGGCGAGGATGAAAGGCCCATCGGAATGGCCCCTGTCAGTCTGCGTTCCCAATGTGCCCTCTAATTGTCCACAAGCAGAGGACTGTTTTGTGTCCGAGAACAGTGGCCGCCTCACGCTGCCATTAGCGAGCGCATCGGAGCCATCTTCAAAAGACGACCATCGCAACCAGTGTCGACTTCAAAGCGGCCAGAAGCCGCAATGTTTGGACGGTCGAGTGCTCGTCCTGCCTCGCACGCCGACATTGTTTGCTGTTCTGGGACCGTTTGACATGCAGCCTTCCGAAAACCGCTTTGTTGTTTGACATCGCTTCCCATTATCGCTTCTCCATTGTCCAAGATCAAATTCCCCAAATTTGCCCTTATGCATTTTTTTGGATCAAACCTCATTGAGAAAGCAAATGCTTACCATAGTAGGTCTGTACCGGATCCCAGCCTTCGTTCCAGTAACTACCCCAATCGCCACCGACTCCGCTGAGCGAGGGCTCCTCGCTGCCGTAGAGAGAAtaatcttcctcctcttcctcaccgA
This genomic stretch from Syngnathus scovelli strain Florida chromosome 20, RoL_Ssco_1.2, whole genome shotgun sequence harbors:
- the ism2b gene encoding isthmin-2 isoform X2 — encoded protein: MRQEMVRRLQMSLVMFSMLLLSLATGFPSRHRNSAHKGHGHSAGLQYDPDALEKQNQVQSVPDPHSLQRKWNHPQHRSVGVLPQPEPEEETKPFILDLKNFPDLSNADLNSQNPNIQVTIEVVDDPQMEVEMDLASDNDWIPSSSSSPSSSVDWLGGKKLFWPLFWSYTDSGEESNSRSTVEEIGEEEEEDYSLYGSEEPSLSGVGGDWGSYWNEGWDPVQTYYETDEWTPWSPCSVTCGPGEKKRTKSCGYSCTLTEASKCDLEPCPGEDNSVIEPFPFDMENGTEPFGTDVDSCEKWLNCKSDFLQRYLRQAFLELPNCPCSFPSEVAYTVVSIHDDSHGRTFRWRDASGPKERLDIYKPSARGCIRSALSGDSSTLAAQHCCYDDRGRLITRGKGAGMPNLISTEFSPELHFKVDVLPWILCKGDWSRFHAVRPPNNGLKCPENPHEDVFMNELEEAREY
- the ism2b gene encoding isthmin-2 isoform X1, with translation MRQEMVRRLQMSLVMFSMLLLSLATGFPSRHRNSAHKGHGHSAGLQYDPDALEKQNQVQSVPDPHSLQRKWNHPQHRSVGVLPQPEPEEETKPFILDLKNFPDLSNADLNSQNPNIQVTIEVVDDPQMEVEMDLASDNDWIPSSSSSPSSSVDWLGGKKLFWPLFWSYTDSGEESNSRSTVEEIGEEEEEDYSLYGSEEPSLSGVGGDWGSYWNEGWDPVQTYYAETDEWTPWSPCSVTCGPGEKKRTKSCGYSCTLTEASKCDLEPCPGEDNSVIEPFPFDMENGTEPFGTDVDSCEKWLNCKSDFLQRYLRQAFLELPNCPCSFPSEVAYTVVSIHDDSHGRTFRWRDASGPKERLDIYKPSARGCIRSALSGDSSTLAAQHCCYDDRGRLITRGKGAGMPNLISTEFSPELHFKVDVLPWILCKGDWSRFHAVRPPNNGLKCPENPHEDVFMNELEEAREY